In Pseudobdellovibrio exovorus JSS, the genomic stretch TGGTTAAAACTTCAGGTTGTGTGTTCTGTAACTCTGCAAATAAACCTGAATCTTTTGAAACACTTTGTGTTTATAAAAGTCAGCATTCCCAGATCGTCTTGAATAAATACCCTTATAATAATGGTCATCTATTGGTTTTGCCGTTAGAGCACGTAGGACAAATATTAGAGCTAAGTCCTGAGCGCTACGACGACTTACATCGCACTTTGCGATTAGCCATTCAAGCCATTCAAGATATCTATGCCCCAAATGGGATGAATATCGGGATGAATCACGGAGCTTCTGGAGGTGCGGGTATTCCCGAGCATCTTCATTATCATATAG encodes the following:
- a CDS encoding HIT family protein; this encodes MAKKKSPTTKKTKSKKSSSKKAKTDGWPNQRNIFFRPERLKYVRKMVKTSGCVFCNSANKPESFETLCVYKSQHSQIVLNKYPYNNGHLLVLPLEHVGQILELSPERYDDLHRTLRLAIQAIQDIYAPNGMNIGMNHGASGGAGIPEHLHYHIVPRWNGDLNFFPLIAGTKLVMESLDDTYARLTEYFSKIEE